From a single Raphanus sativus cultivar WK10039 chromosome 3, ASM80110v3, whole genome shotgun sequence genomic region:
- the LOC108844906 gene encoding E3 ubiquitin-protein ligase RGLG2 gives MGTGNSKENWRQESSSSSFRSASGSSESPSSSSWASHQSYPQYGPESYTYPPTPSYAPPPEYAQPPTPSYSTQPYSQPPSHSYGNDKKRLERKYSKIADEYSSLEQVTEALARAGLESSNLIVGIDFTKSNEWTGARSFNRKSLHFIGNNPNPYEQAITIIGRTLAAFDEDNLIPCYGFGDASTHDQDVFSFNPEDRFCNGFEEVLGRYKEIVPQLKLAGPTSFAPIIDMAITIVEQSGGQYHVLVIIADGQVTRSVDTENGQLSPQEQKTVEAIVQASKLPLSIVLVGVGDGPWDMMREFDDNIPSRAFDNFQFVNFTEIMSKNKAQSLKETEFALSSLMEIPQQYKATLELNLLGRRNGNIQERFPLPPPMHGGSSSYNNKPKANRVPSFKPSVPPHPTERSIPAPPATTSAFDNQLCPICLSNPKDMAFGCGHQTCCECGPDLEMCPICRAPIQTRIKLY, from the exons ATGGGGACAGGGAACTCAAAGGAGAACTGGAGACAGGAgtcttcatcatcatcgtttAGGTCAGCTTCAGGTTCATCAGAATCACCGTCTTCATCTTCATGGGCTTCTCATCAAAGCTATCCTCAGTACGGTCCAGAAAGCTATACCTATCCTCCTACACCTTCTTATGCTCCTCCTCCCGAGTATGCGCAGCCTCCTACACCTTCGTATAGCACTCAGCCTTATTCTCAGCCGCCTTCTCATAGTTATGGCAATGATAAGAAGAGGTTGGAGCGGAAGTACTCTAAAATCGCTGATGAGTACTCCTCTTTGGAGCAG GTGACGGAGGCTCTAGCACGTGCGGGTCTAGAATCTTCAAATCTCATTGTTGGTATTGATTTCACTAAGAGCAATGAGTGGACAG GGGCTAGGTCCTTCAATAGGAAGAGCTTACATTTCATAGGCAATAACCCCAACCCTTATGAACAAGCCATAACTATCATAGGAAGAACCTTAGCTGCCTTTGACGAGGACAACTTGATTCCGTGTTACGGTTTTGGAGACGCgtcaacacatgatcaagatgtgTTTAGTTTCAATCCGGAGGATAGGTTCTGTAATGGGTTTGAGGAAGTGCTTGGTCGGTATAAAGAGATCGTGCCTCAGCTTAAGCTCGCGGGGCCGACCTCGTTTGCTCCCATCATCGATATGGCCATAACCATTGTTGAGCAGAGTGGTGGACAGTATCACGTCTTAGTGATAATAGCAGATGGGCAG GTTACAAGAAGCGTTGACACTGAAAATGGACAGTTAAGTCCGCAAGAACAGAAGACTGTGGAGGCTATTGTGCAAGCGAG TAAGCTTCCTCTATCAATAGTCTTAGTGGGGGTTGGGGATGGACCATGGGATATGATGAGAGAGTTTGACGATAATATTCCATCCAGAGCTTTTGATAACTTCCAA TTTGTCAACTTCACAGAGATCATGTCAAAGAACAAGGCTCAGTCCTTGAAGGAAACAGAGTTTGCCCTCTCTTCTCTCATGGAGATTCCTCAACAATACAAGGCCACATTAGAGCTTAACCTTTTAGG AAGAAGAAATGGGAATATCCAGGAACGTTTCCCTCTTCCACCTCCAATGCATGGTGGATCGTCATCATACAACAACAAACCAAAAGCTAACCGTGTTCCAAGTTTCAAACCGAGCGTACCTCCTCATCCCACCGAAAGATCTATTCCTGCACCACCCGCTACCACCTCTGCTTTCGATAACCAG CTATGTCCGATATGTCTGAGCAACCCTAAAGACATGGCCTTTGGTTGTGGCCATCAG ACTTGTTGCGAGTGTGGACCGGATCTTGAAATGTGTCCGATTTGCCGTGCACCGATCCAGACAAGAATAAAGCTCTACTAA
- the LOC108844926 gene encoding classical arabinogalactan protein 6-like, which produces MARQFVILALLALTVATVFAADAPSASPKKSPSPTTAPTKAPAAPTKAPAAAPKSTSASSPKASSPAAEGPAAEGPAAEDDYSAAGPSDASEAPDVSSPPAPTPDSTSADGPSEAEAPSSSAVATVRLSVAGTIITAVSFLFFSL; this is translated from the coding sequence ATGGCACGTCAATTTGTCATATTGGCCCTATTGGCTTTGACCGTGGCCACCGTTTTCGCTGCAGACGCTCCCTCAGCCTCTCCCAAAAAATCTCCATCACCAACCACTGCCCCAACCAAGGCTCCCGCCGCCCCAACCAAAGCTCCGGCCGCTGCACCTAAGTCAACCTCAGCCTCTTCTCCTAAAGCATCTTCCCCTGCTGCGGAAGGACCTGCTGCTGAAGGACCTGCTGCCGAAGATGACTACTCCGCGGCTGGCCCCAGTGATGCTAGTGAGGCGCCTGACGTCTCCTCTCCACCGGCTCCTACACCCGATAGCACATCAGCAGATGGACCAAGTGAGGCAGAGGCACCAAGTAGCAGCGCCGTGGCCACCGTCAGGCTCTCTGTTGCCGGCACTATCATCACCGCCGTCAGcttcctctttttttctctctaa